From Scophthalmus maximus strain ysfricsl-2021 chromosome 14, ASM2237912v1, whole genome shotgun sequence, one genomic window encodes:
- the desma gene encoding desmin a: protein MSKSYSSSAQSASSYRRTFGSGVGSTPMSSLFSSGGGGRSSSSSHKASRVYEVKSSPSYSSYRVSSGAGGAGFGSSTAMRTYAGEKLDFNLADAMNQDFLNTRTNEKAELQHLNDRFASYIEKVRFLEQQNAALTVEIEQLKGREGPGRVADMYEEEMRELRRQIEALSNQRARVEVDRDNLADDLQKLKLRLQEEIHQKEEAENNLSAFRADVDNATLARLDLERRIESLQEEIGFLKKIHEEEIRELQSQMQDTQVQVQMDMSKPDLTSALRDIRVQYEAIAAKNIAEAEDWYKSKVSDLSQTVNKNNDALRQVKQESMEYRHQIQSYTCEIDSLKGTNESLLRQMRDMEDRMGREASGYQDSITRLEEDIAKMKDDMARHMREYQDLLNVKMALDIEIATYRKLLEGEESRITTTAPVQSAYSSIGFRETSPESQHQRSSEVHSKKTVLIKTIETRDGEVVSESTQHQQDIM, encoded by the exons ATGAGCAAGTCCTACTCCTCCTCAGCACAGAGTGCCTCCTCGTACCGCCGCACCTTCGGCTCCGGTGTCGGCTCAACCCCAAtgtcttccctcttctcctctggcgGAGGAGGCCGCAGCTCCTCTTCAAGCCACAAGGCTTCCAGAGTCTATGAGGTCAAGAGCAGTCCCTCTTATTCCAGCTACAGGGTGTCCTCTGGGGCCGGAGGAGCTGGGTTCGGCTCCTCTACAGCCATGCGCACCTATGCCGGCGAGAAACTCGACTTCAACCTGGCTGATGCCATGAACCAGGACTTCCTCAACACAAGGACCAACGAGAAGGCCGAGCTCCAGCACCTCAACGACCGCTTTGCCAGCTACATCGAGAAGGTGCGTTTCCTGGAGCAGCAGAACGCAGCGCTGACGGTGGAGATTGAGCAGCTGAAGGGTCGCGAGGGGCCCGGGCGCGTGGCTGACATGtatgaggaggaaatgagggagCTGAGGAGGCAGATAGAGGCCCTCTCCAACCAGCGCGCCCGggtggaggtggacagagaCAACCTGGCTGATGACCTGCAGAAACTCAAACTGAG ACTGCAGGAGGAGATTCATCAGAAGGAAGAGGCTGAGAACAACCTGTCTGCTTTCAGAGCC GACGTTGACAATGCCACTCTGGCCAGGCTGGACCTGGAGAGACGCATTGAGAGTCTGCAGGAGGAGATTGGCTTCCTCAAGAAGATCCATGAAGAG GAAATCCGTGAGCTGCAGAGCCAGATGCAGGAcactcaggtccaggtccagatggACATGTCCAAGCCCGACCTGACTTCTGCTCTGAGGGACATCCGCGTGCAGTACGAGGCCATCGCTGCCAAGAACATCGCAGAGGCTGAAGACTGGTACAAATCTAAG gtgTCTGATCTGAGCCAGACCGTGAATAAGAACAACGATGCACTGCGCCAGGTCAAACAGGAGAGCATGGAGTACCGACACCAGATCCAGTCCTACACCTGCGAGATCGACTCACTGAAAGGCACC AACGAGTCTCTGCTGCGCCAGATGAGAGATATGGAGGACCGCATGGGCCGCGAGGCTTCTGGTTACCAGGATTCTATCACACGGCTGGAGGAGGACATTGCCAAGATGAAG GATGATATGGCCCGCCACATGAGGGAGTACCAGGACCTCCTCAATGTGAAGATGGCCCTTGATATTGAAATTGCCACCTACCGCAAGCtgctggagggagaggagagcag GATCACTACCACTGCGCCTGTCCAGAGTGCTTATTCCTCCATTGGATTCAGAG AGACCAGTCCTGAGTCTCAGCATCAGCGCTCATCAGAGGTTCACTCCAAGAAAACTGTTCTCATCAAGACCATCGAGACCCGCGATGGAGAG GTGGTCAGCGAGTCCACACAGCACCAGCAAGACATCATGTAA